The stretch of DNA ACGACGGCTCGATCGTGGACGAGCACGGCTCGGTCGCGGTCGGCGGCAACGCCGAGCAGATCAGCGGCTACCTGGACCAGCGCCACCGGGACGGCATGTCGCTGGCGGAGGCGCTGAAGCTGGCCGTGCAGGCCCTGTCCCGCGACACCAACGGCAGTGAGCGGGAGATCCCCGCCGAGCGCCTGGAGGTGGCGGTGCTGGACCGTACGCGGCCGCAGAAGCGCAAGTTCAAGCGCATCGTGGGCCGTCAGCTGGGCAGGCTGCTCGAGGCCGACGGCGCGGCGACCGAGGCGGAGAGCGCCGAGGAGGACGGTTCCGAGGAGAAGTAGTCCCGCTCCGCAGCCCCGTTCCCGGGTGCCCCGGCCTGCTGTGGGCCGGGGCACCGGGCGTTTTCAGGGCGCCGGGCGGTTTCAGGAGGGGCCGGGCGGCGCCGTGGAGCCCCGTACCACGAGTTCCACGGGGATGTCCCCGCCGACGGGAGCGCGGCCCTCCAGAACGGCCAGCAGGGCGTGCATGCCCCGCTCGCCGAACAGCTCGGCGTCCAGCCGCACCGTGGTGAGCTCGGGGTCGATGGCGGTGGCCAGGGCGAGGTCGTCGAGGCCGGTGACGGAGACGTCGTCGGGCACGCGCAGGCCGAGGCGTCGCAGGGCCTTGTAGGCGCCTGCGGCGAGCTTGTCGTCGTCGCAGACCAGCGCGGTGGGCCGGGGCCCGGGGGCGCTCACGGCGGCCTCGGTGGCGGCCCTGGCGTCCTCGATGGAGATGGGGGCGCGCGCGGTGCGTACCGAGGTGCCGGGCACCGCGCCCACCCGGGCGCCGAGCTCCCTCGCCCGCACCTCGAAGGTCCAGGAGGCCACGTCCGCCGCGAGGTGCAGGAAGCGCCGGTGACCGAGCCCGAGCAGATGGTCGGCGACCTGGCGTACGCCGTCGGCGATGTCCAGGTTGACGGTCGCGGCGCCCAGGCTGCCCGCGGGGTCGCTGTCCAGCATGACCAGCGGCAGCTGGTCGCCGCGGATCGCGGAGAGCGCGTCGGCGGCCATGGAGGAGGCGATCACGCCGTCCAGCGCCGCCTGGGCCGAGGCGAACGGGTTCCGGGCCGGGCCGATGCCCTCGGGGGAGGGGTAGAGGACGACGCCGAAGCCGTGCTCGGCGGCGACGCGCGCGGCGCCGGTGTAGACGCCGGCGAAGAACTCGGTGGTCAGCGCGGGGACGACCAGGAGCACGGTCCGGGTGCGGCCGAGGCGCAGGTTGCGGGCGGCGAGGTTGGGCCGGTAGCCGAGTTCCTCGGCGGCCCGGCGCACCCGTTCGGCGGTCGCCTGCGACACCCGGCCGCGCCACTTGTCGCCGAGGACCAGGGAGACGGCGGCCTGGGACACCCCGGCGGCGTGCGCGACGTCACGGCTGGTGGGGCGCGTGCTGCTTCGTGCCACCGCGGGGACGCTCCTTCGTCTGGACTGGTGAACAGCGCACATGGTACGTATGACCGAGAACGTTATACGTAACACCAGAGGTTGCTCCAGCACCTCGGGCGAACCGGTGGAAGGCAGGCGATGGCCGTGGGATTCGGGGGATACCTGGAGATCCTCAGGGCGAGGCACGCCGCCCGGCTGCTGACCGGCACCCTCGTGGGGCGGCTGCCCAACGCCACCGCGGCGATCGCCATCGTGCTGTTCGTCCGCGCGGAGGGCGGCACGTACAGCCTCGCGGGGGCGCTGGCGGCGGTGTACGGCGTGGCCAACGCGGTGGGCCAGCCCGTGCTCGGGCGCCTGGTGGA from Streptomyces sp. 6-11-2 encodes:
- a CDS encoding LacI family DNA-binding transcriptional regulator, with the translated sequence MARSSTRPTSRDVAHAAGVSQAAVSLVLGDKWRGRVSQATAERVRRAAEELGYRPNLAARNLRLGRTRTVLLVVPALTTEFFAGVYTGAARVAAEHGFGVVLYPSPEGIGPARNPFASAQAALDGVIASSMAADALSAIRGDQLPLVMLDSDPAGSLGAATVNLDIADGVRQVADHLLGLGHRRFLHLAADVASWTFEVRARELGARVGAVPGTSVRTARAPISIEDARAATEAAVSAPGPRPTALVCDDDKLAAGAYKALRRLGLRVPDDVSVTGLDDLALATAIDPELTTVRLDAELFGERGMHALLAVLEGRAPVGGDIPVELVVRGSTAPPGPS